The genomic segment TGACAGCATCACCGGCAGAGGGGCGCAGAACGGCCTGAAGTGCTCGAACGCGCCTTTCTCCGGGCCTGGTTCGCGCGAGAATTCCTCTGTGGGGCATCCGCGGAGCCCCCGCCGCCGAAGAGGAGACATGGCCCCTCAACCGAAACAACCCGAGCGACCCGAGCGACCCGAGCGACCCGAGCAGCCGAAGCGCCCCGAGAGGTCCGGGCGACCGCAGCGGTCCGGACCGGCCCAGCAGGGCGACCAGAGGCGTGAAAGCAGCCAGAGCAGCCCCGGTGACCAGCCCAACCGCGGCAAGCGGACGAAGACGTCGCGTCTCGCCGACGGCCGGCTGCTCATCGCGGACATCGATCTGGAGCTCCCCCCGGGCCGGAGCCCGCTCCAACGGGCCCTGCGCACGGCTGACATCAACCTCCCGCCCGCCCGGCCCAGGACGAGCGTCCAAGCCATGCCGGAGGGGCCCTCCGATGAGGCTGCGGAGGCTGCGCCCGTGGACGGAGCCGCTGCGGAGGAAGCCGCCGCGGAGGGGTGAACGGTGGGCTCGCGGGCCCTGTTCAGTCTGCCTTCGGCGTCGTCGCGTACGTGAACGGGCCTACGACGCCCGCGCTGTGATGGGCCGCCGCTTCGAGTGCGGCGGTGATCCGTTGGCGCGGATTCAGGTCGAGCGAGGCCGTGGCGTGGAGCGCGCCGAGGGCGATGTCGTCTCCGCAGCCGACCGCCGCGTACTGGTCCGAGGGCTCGCCGACCTGGTAGTCCGAGTGGATGGTGTAGAGCCGTCCGGCTATGCCGACGAGGAACGTACCGGCCTGCTCCTGCTCCGACTCCTTGCGCGCCCAGCCGCCGTCCTTGAGGCAGGAGCGCAGGGCGTCGATGAACTTGGTGACCATGAACCGGTCCAGGTCGCCGCTCGGATGCGGTACCTCGAACGCGTACCGCAGGAGCTGTCCCATGCGGAACGACGAGGTGAACCCCATGACGTAGGGGCCGTTGCGGAACACTTTGAGGTCCCGGCGCACGGTGATCGAGAGCCCGGCGACCCCTGCCGAGTCGCCGCCGAGGTGGACACGGTTCTTGTGGACGAGCCCGACGATCACGGTCATGCGGAGGCAACCTCACGAGTAGTCGGAGCCGGAGCCTGATGGCCCAGGTCGGAGCCGCGCGGATCGGTGGTCCCGGCGCCGGTGGACACCGGCGTGGACACCGGCGGTTGGAGGTGGCGCGCGAGGGGTGTGCAGGAGATGCTGCCCGGGGCGGCTCGCGGCGAATCGTGGCCGATGGCGCACGAGGGGGCGCACTCGGCCCACCGGGCCGCGTACGGCATCGCCAGTCCCACCAGGACGAAGACGCCTCCCAGGGCCAGCCAGCCGGGAATGCCCCAGGCGATGCAGAACAGCCCCAGAACGGAGGGGGCCAAGGAGCTTGCCAGGCCGGTGCCGGTCGCGCTCAGTCCCGAGTACTGGCCCTGGGCGTGGGCGGGCGCCAGCCCGAAGTTCAGCTCGAACGAGGCTGCGGTGTGCCAGAGTTCGCCGATGGTGTGCACGACGACGCCGACGAGGATCAGGACGGTGGCGAGCACGGGCGGGGCCCCGGCCGCGAACGCCACCGCAGCCATACCGAGCAGGAACGCCACCCCGGCGCGGGCCGCGCTCCGTCCCGCCGACGCGTTGTCGACGACCGTGCGGCCCGCCCGTACCTGGAAGACCACCACGATCAGCGTGTTGACCACCGCGCACGCCCCGACCAGCCATTGGGGTGCCGCGCTGTGCCCGGCGATCCACAGGGGCAGCGCGAACACCAGGACGTGCCCCTGGAGCGACAGGACCGAGTCCAGCGCGGTGACCACCACGTACGGGCGGTCCTTCAGCACTTCCCAACGGCTCGCGGGGGCGTGGACGGTGGCGCCGGCACCCTCCCGTGACGGTGACGGTGACGGTGACGGTGACGGGTGCGGCGACGACGGAGGGTGCGGCGCCAGATGCGGCAGTCGGCTCACGATGGCGGCGCAGAGCAGGAAGCTCAGAGCGTTGGCCAGTACCAGAGCCATGTAGGCGCCCCGGGTGTCCACCTGCACCACCACGCCGGCCATGACCCCGCCGCAGGCCCCGGCCAGATTGGCCACGGCCCGCAGATAGGACCGGTAAATCGTCGGATCGGTGCCGGCGAGCCCGCGCGTCAGCGGACCGCGGGCTGCGGCCCCGGCCGAGGAGGCGAGCTGGGTGAGCGTGATGACCAGGACGAACATGCCGAACGAGTGCACCAGCACCAGCGCCGCCATCGCCACGGCCTGCACCAGCTGGACCGCCAGATACGCCTCCCGGGGCCCGCGCCGGTCGGCCACCCGCCCGACCGGCACCCCCGCTGCCAGGCCAACCAGCGCTGCCACTCCCATGCCCAGGCCGACCTGCGTCACCGACAGGCCGACCGAGCGGGTGAAGAACAGCGCGGCGCCGGTCATGAAGAGACCGCTGCCGATCGTGCTGACGAACGTCGCCACCGCCAGCGTCCGGCGGGGCCCCCGTTCGGGCAGCAGCCCGTTCCCCACATGCCAGGTCTTCATGCCGGATCCCCCTCCTCGCGGGCCTCATGGCCGCCCCGAGACTGTGCACGTCGGGCCACCTGCTGCGGAAGCCGTGCCGACCTGGTGAAATGTCACGTCCACCAGGGGAACGGGGAGTCACCCGTCGCGCGTTGCGACGAGTGACGGTCAACCGGTTGTGCGGTCGTTCTGTGTCGTTTCCTCCCCTGGGAGGCCGAGGCGCTTCGGGCGCTCGCCTCCCACGAAGGGGTGCACACCGCCGCCCTCGCTTTCGACCCGTACGCCTGGCAGGTGGTGCGGTTCGTGTTGTGGGCCGATGCCGTGGCACCGGACGAGGACGCCACCGAGCGCTACGAGGTCCTGCACCTCTCCGCTCCCGGCCTGGCCGGCCTCCCGGAAGGCCGCGTCCGGTAGGCGGCACGGAGCGCGGGGGCGACATGCCGGGCGGGGCACGGGTCGCGGGGCGGGCGGCCCCGCGCGCGTAACGTCTCGGGCCACCCACACCCGGTACGGGGCACCGTGCCGCGTACCCCACCCGCCAGCGAGGACTCCGATGCGCAAGATCATCCTGCATATCTCCGTCTCCCTCGACGGGTTCTTCGAGGGGCCGGGGCACGACATCGGCTGGAGCCTCGTCGACGAGGAGCTGCACCAGCACATGAACGACACCCTGCGGACGATGGGCGCGTTCATCCACGGGCGGGTGACGTACGAGCTGATGGCCGAGTTCTGGCCCACGGCGGACGACGATCCGGAGAACGCCGGGTCGGTGGCCGAATTCGCCGGTATCTGGCGGGACATGCCGAAGTACGTCTACTCCCGCACCCTCACCGAGGCCGGCTGGGGCTCCACGATCGTGCGCGAGGTCGACCCCGAGGCGATCCGCGCGCTGAAGGCGGAGCCGGGCGGGGACCTGGTGGTCGGCGGGCCGATGCTGGCGGACGCGTTCCGGCGGCACGGGCTCATCGACGAGTACCGGATCTACGTCCACCCGGTCCTGATCGGGCGCGGCACCCCGCTCTTCCGCGACACCGACACCCGTACGAGCCTGAGCCTCGCGGAGACCCGGCGCTTCGGAAACGGTGTGGTGATGCTGCGGTACGACGTGGAGGGCGCGGAGGAGAGCGGGAGCGGCGGCTGAGCTGACACCATGCGTGCCATGGCAGACGACAACACCGTTGGTTTCAGGGCGGGTCGGACAGGTCTCATCGTCCGCATCCCGGAGGCGGAGCCGTACGTGGGCGGATGGCGTGAGCGGCTTGATCCCTCGGCCCGGGCCGGGGTGCCGGCCCACATCACCGTGCTCTTCCCGTTCCTCGAAGAGGGCCGGACGGACGCGTCCGTCCACTCCGCACTGGCGGACGTGTTCGGCAGCCATCCGGCCTTCGATCTGCGGTTCGAGAGGTGCGGACGGCTTCCAGGCGTGCTCTCTCTCGTCCCCGAGCCGGACACGCGGTTGAGGCAGCTCACGGAGGCGATCGCCGCCCGCTGGCCCGAAGCTCCGCCGTACGGGGGTCGGTTCACCGAGATCGTCCCGCACCTGACCGTCGCCCAAGGCCAGGACGAAGCCGTCTTCGAGCGGATCGAGGCCGATCTCGCGGGCAGGCTCCCGTTCACCTCACGGGTCTCGTCGGTCGAACTCATCGTTCACGACGGCGTGAAGTGGCAGGAACGGGCGTCGTTCGCACTCGGGGGCTGAGACCGGCGGAGGAACACGTGCGCCGGGCGATGTCGGTGTGGACGAGGGTCGGGCCGGAGGCCGAGCAGCGAGCGGTACGCGGCCTCGCCACCGACCTCCGTTCAGGGCGGTGGGCCGAGCGCAACGGTGACCTCGCGGAGCTCGACGCGGTGGATCTGGGGCTGCGGCTGCTCGTCGCTTGTACAGGCTCCGGCCCGGACCAGTGCTACCTGGTCAGTACGGACCGGTGGGGGCGGTATGCGCGACTGTTTGCCGACTTCGTGGGCGGCGGTACTCAGCGAGCTACGTGATGTGCCTGCCGGTTGGCTTCTGCCCTAAGCGGTGGCCGCGTAGGCGGCGAATGCGCTCCAAGTGCCGGTGGAAACGGTGAGGATGGGGCCCTCTGGGTTCTTGGAGTCGCGGATGTGGATGGCAGCGGGGTGGGCGGCGATCTCGACGCAGGCGCCGCCCTCGCTGGCGCTGTAGCTGGACTTGAACCAGTGGAGTTCGGTGTTCATTGCTCTCCCAGCAAGCGTTCCAACAGGCGCAAGGTCTGTTCAGGGCTGAGCGCCTGAGCTCGCAGCATCGCATACTTCTGCGTGAGGATGCTGACGCCCGTCGGGTCCGAAACGAGATGGCTGCCCCGCTGTGTCTCGGAGTACGCCACGTGCTGGTGGTCGGGGGTCTCCAGCAGGATGAAGGGGCCGTCGAGGCCCGCGTGCGATGTGCTGCTGAGGGGGAGCACTTGCAGGCAGATGCCTGGGGATTGTGCACAAGTCAGCAGGTGTCGTAGCTGTTTGGCGTGCTCTTCGTCCGGCACCAGCCTGAGCATGAGGACGGGCTCCCAGACCACCGTGCTGATCGTGGGTGGGACAGGACGCCACAGGATCTCCTGTCGCTCCAGTCGGATCGCCGTCTGGGTTGAGATCTCGTCCGCGCTGAACACCGGAACCCGGTTCTTGAATACCGCCTCCGCATAACTTTCCGTTTGGAGCAGCCCCGGAAGAACCTGATTGTCGAACCAGGAGAGCGCCAGCGCTTCGCGTTCCAGCTCGATGTACTGCGCCGCCCAGGCAGGAATCAGGTCCACCTCCGGCAGGTTGTTCACCGCCGTTGCCAAGGCGCCCTTGGTGGAGAGCAGTTCGTCCAGTCGCTCGGCCAAGTCCGGCAGGAGCGCACGCCTGCCCTGCTCGATCGAGGCGATCGTCTCGACCTGAACGCCCGCTTCCTCCGCCAACTGGGCCTGGGTGAAGCCGGCCGTCACGCGGAACAGGGCCACCAGCTTGCCGACGAGCTTCATGGCGGAAGTGTTCTTGCGCTGCGGCTTCCTGGAGTGCATGACCTGCCCCTCCCCATCGGGTTCCGTGCCTTACGCGCGTAGGACCCGTACAAAAAATCTGTACGGGTGCGCGCACTGCATCAGCGTAGTCACCGAGGGTGACCCTTGAGTGGTGAATGAAGCAAAGGGGACCACCCCACACCTCGCGCATCGCGCCCTCCCCGTGCGCCCCAAGCCGGCCGTCGCCGTCCGTGAGCTCTTCTTCTGGCGGCGCCGGGACTCGGTGGCCGCCGTACGGGAGTTCGTGCGACGGGTCGCCCGGGAGTGGGGGCTCGGTGAGCGGGTGGAGGATGTCGTGCTGTGCGCGAGCGAGTTGGCGACCAACGCGGTGCTGCACGGGGTTCCGGCCGGTCGGGGGTATGTCGTACGGGTCGAGAGGCTGGGCGCGACGGCCGGGCTGCGGATCGAGTTCCACGACAGCGGTGACGGCCGGGACTCGGTCCCGGTGTCCGGGTGGGCGCGCCCGGCCGGGGGAGACCCGGGCGCGGAGTCCGGGCGTGGGCTGATCATCGTCAACGCCCTCGCCGACCGCTGGGGAGCGGCGGTGCGGAGGCCCGGGAAGATCGTCTGGTGCGAGTTCTCGGAGGGTGCGCCTCTTCGGTGACGCCCTGCCCCCTGCCCCCTTTACGCGGCCGGATACGGCCCGGCGGGTGCCGGCTCGCGCCCGGCACCCGCCGTTTCGGGGTCATGTAAGGAAAGGGGGTCAGGTGCGGGAGAGCGCGTCAGGACCGGTCAGAACGAGGTGGCGGTCTCGAAGTCGGACTGCCAGTACGTCACGACGGCCGAGCTGTCGATCCAGACCGCCTTGCTGAGGGGCACGGTCACCTGGCCGTCGTTGAAGCCGCCCTGGTTGTCCTGGAAGGACACTCGCAGCGCCTTCACGTTGAAGCCGCCCTCACCGCTGCCGTCGGCGGCCGAGGTGCGCACCGAGGCGTACGCGGACTGGCCGGGCTCCAGGGCGATGACCGCCTGCGGCACGCTGTTCTCGTCGTAGGCCATGACCGCCTGGGCGCCCTCGTAGCCGATGCCCGGGTAGCCGACGGCGTTGCAGGTCGTCGATCCGGTGTTCGTGACCGTCAGCAGGACGTGGTTGATCGGGCGGCTCAGGATGCTGCCCTTCACCTTGCTGTTCGTGCCGTCGCAGCTCGGGTAGTTGGGCGCGTCGTCGTCCGAGGAGCTGCCGGAGGAGCCGGCCGACGAGCCGCCGGACGATCCCGTGGAGGAGCTGCCGGAGCCCGAGGTGCCCGAACCGGAGGACTTGCCCGAGCCGGAAGTGGAACCCGAGGACTTCGACCCCGAGGACTTCGAACCCGAGGAGCCCGAGGAGCCGGCGGAGGCCGAGGTGTTCGCCTGGGTGGCGGTCGTGCCGTCCGTCGTGGCGGCGCCGGTGGCGGCCGGGTCCGGCAGCGGGGCGCCGCCGTCGGTGACCGCCGGGGACGAGGCGATGGCCCGGTCGATCGTGGCCCGGTCCTCCTCGCTGCAGGCCGTGAGGGAGAGCGCGCCGATCAGGGCGGCGACGCCGAAGACGGAGGTACGGGTGATACGGCGGGTACGGAGCTGACGCATGGTGAGTTTCCTCTTTCCAGGAATGCCTTGGGCGGAACGGGGCGCGCCGCTTGGGCGTCCCGAGGGTGAACCGGTGTGCTGGACAATGACGTGGTCGTCAGTGCCACAGGAGTGGGAGAGCCGCCGCGGAGACGGTGATCAGTACCCCTGCGGCCACGGCTCCGACGAGGCCTGCTCGGCCGGGTTCGGGCATGACGACTTCGTGGGTGAGGTGGGTGGGTGTCTGCCGTTCGCGGTCGGCGACCCGGCATGGCCACATGCTGTCCGGCTCCTCGTCCCAGCGGCAATGGATCACGGCCGACCTGGGACGCCGGAACGCTGGAACGGCTTCTGACCTGCGGATATACGAGGTCCCTGGAACGCTCTTCCGGGACGGGAACGAGGGGGGAACTGTCGGGTGGGCACGGAAATCCAGGACTTCGCCGCAGCGCTGGCCGCACTGAAGGAGCGGTCCGGCCTGAGTTACGGGGCGCTGGCCAAGCGGCTCCACATGAGTACGTCCACGGTGCACCGCTACTGCAACGGCGACGCGCTTCCGCACGAGTTCGCACCGGTCGAGCGACTGGCCAGGCTGTGCCGGGCGACACCGGACGAGATGGTCGCGCTGCACCGGCAGTGGATTCTGGCGGACCAGGCGAAGAAGCAGGGCGGCGCGCGGAAGGACCAGGCGGCGCCGCCCGTACCCGCCGCACCCCCCGCTCCCACCACCCCCTCCTGGGCCCGGCCGGCCGACGCGGAAGCGGAATCCGACGAGGACGGGGAAACGGAACCGGTCGCGGAACCGATCGCGGAACCGGCCCCGACCCCCACCCCGAACCCCACCCCGGCCCCCGCTACGACCTCAATTCCCGGCCCGACCCCGGCCGCACCGGACGCCGATGAGCTGCTGGTGACGGGGCGCCAGGGGAAGCCGGGAGCGCCGGGGGAGCCCGATGGACCCACCGGACCCGGTGGTCGCGGTCGTCCGTGGTCCCGGCGTACGCGCGTCCTGCTGGCCGCCGCCGTGGTGATCGCCCTCAGCGTGCCGTCCGTGCTCATCGCCCGTAACGTCGCGGGCGGCTCCGGCGACGGCCGGAACACCGACGCGGTCGGGGCCACCGCCACCGCCGTACGGAACGCCTCGCCGAGCCCGTCCCGCAAGCCGTCCGCCAAGCCTTCGGCGAGTGCCTCGGCGTCCGCGTCGGCGTCGCCGTCGGCGTCCGCCACCGCCGCCGGGCCGACCGCCACCGCGGGCCCGGCGAAGAAGGGGGCGGGGGCGGTGGCGCCGGACGGGGTTCCGCTGCGCGCCACCATCACCTCGTACAACTGGGATGCGCCCTGCGGGCAGTACACCCTGCTGGACGACGACCCGAACGACGTACCGCCGCCTCCGTCCCCGCAGAGCAGCCGGGGCTGGGCGAAGTCGCTGGGCGGTGTGGACGGCGGCTCG from the Streptomyces sp. NBC_01335 genome contains:
- a CDS encoding MFS transporter, translated to MKTWHVGNGLLPERGPRRTLAVATFVSTIGSGLFMTGAALFFTRSVGLSVTQVGLGMGVAALVGLAAGVPVGRVADRRGPREAYLAVQLVQAVAMAALVLVHSFGMFVLVITLTQLASSAGAAARGPLTRGLAGTDPTIYRSYLRAVANLAGACGGVMAGVVVQVDTRGAYMALVLANALSFLLCAAIVSRLPHLAPHPPSSPHPSPSPSPSPSREGAGATVHAPASRWEVLKDRPYVVVTALDSVLSLQGHVLVFALPLWIAGHSAAPQWLVGACAVVNTLIVVVFQVRAGRTVVDNASAGRSAARAGVAFLLGMAAVAFAAGAPPVLATVLILVGVVVHTIGELWHTAASFELNFGLAPAHAQGQYSGLSATGTGLASSLAPSVLGLFCIAWGIPGWLALGGVFVLVGLAMPYAARWAECAPSCAIGHDSPRAAPGSISCTPLARHLQPPVSTPVSTGAGTTDPRGSDLGHQAPAPTTREVASA
- a CDS encoding DUF4865 family protein, whose translation is MCRFLPWEAEALRALASHEGVHTAALAFDPYAWQVVRFVLWADAVAPDEDATERYEVLHLSAPGLAGLPEGRVR
- a CDS encoding dihydrofolate reductase family protein; the encoded protein is MRKIILHISVSLDGFFEGPGHDIGWSLVDEELHQHMNDTLRTMGAFIHGRVTYELMAEFWPTADDDPENAGSVAEFAGIWRDMPKYVYSRTLTEAGWGSTIVREVDPEAIRALKAEPGGDLVVGGPMLADAFRRHGLIDEYRIYVHPVLIGRGTPLFRDTDTRTSLSLAETRRFGNGVVMLRYDVEGAEESGSGG
- a CDS encoding 2'-5' RNA ligase family protein codes for the protein MADDNTVGFRAGRTGLIVRIPEAEPYVGGWRERLDPSARAGVPAHITVLFPFLEEGRTDASVHSALADVFGSHPAFDLRFERCGRLPGVLSLVPEPDTRLRQLTEAIAARWPEAPPYGGRFTEIVPHLTVAQGQDEAVFERIEADLAGRLPFTSRVSSVELIVHDGVKWQERASFALGG
- a CDS encoding DUF397 domain-containing protein, with the translated sequence MNTELHWFKSSYSASEGGACVEIAAHPAAIHIRDSKNPEGPILTVSTGTWSAFAAYAATA
- a CDS encoding helix-turn-helix domain-containing protein, with product MKLVGKLVALFRVTAGFTQAQLAEEAGVQVETIASIEQGRRALLPDLAERLDELLSTKGALATAVNNLPEVDLIPAWAAQYIELEREALALSWFDNQVLPGLLQTESYAEAVFKNRVPVFSADEISTQTAIRLERQEILWRPVPPTISTVVWEPVLMLRLVPDEEHAKQLRHLLTCAQSPGICLQVLPLSSTSHAGLDGPFILLETPDHQHVAYSETQRGSHLVSDPTGVSILTQKYAMLRAQALSPEQTLRLLERLLGEQ
- a CDS encoding ATP-binding protein, which codes for MNEAKGTTPHLAHRALPVRPKPAVAVRELFFWRRRDSVAAVREFVRRVAREWGLGERVEDVVLCASELATNAVLHGVPAGRGYVVRVERLGATAGLRIEFHDSGDGRDSVPVSGWARPAGGDPGAESGRGLIIVNALADRWGAAVRRPGKIVWCEFSEGAPLR
- a CDS encoding DUF4232 domain-containing protein — its product is MRQLRTRRITRTSVFGVAALIGALSLTACSEEDRATIDRAIASSPAVTDGGAPLPDPAATGAATTDGTTATQANTSASAGSSGSSGSKSSGSKSSGSTSGSGKSSGSGTSGSGSSSTGSSGGSSAGSSGSSSDDDAPNYPSCDGTNSKVKGSILSRPINHVLLTVTNTGSTTCNAVGYPGIGYEGAQAVMAYDENSVPQAVIALEPGQSAYASVRTSAADGSGEGGFNVKALRVSFQDNQGGFNDGQVTVPLSKAVWIDSSAVVTYWQSDFETATSF
- a CDS encoding helix-turn-helix domain-containing protein — protein: MGTEIQDFAAALAALKERSGLSYGALAKRLHMSTSTVHRYCNGDALPHEFAPVERLARLCRATPDEMVALHRQWILADQAKKQGGARKDQAAPPVPAAPPAPTTPSWARPADAEAESDEDGETEPVAEPIAEPAPTPTPNPTPAPATTSIPGPTPAAPDADELLVTGRQGKPGAPGEPDGPTGPGGRGRPWSRRTRVLLAAAVVIALSVPSVLIARNVAGGSGDGRNTDAVGATATAVRNASPSPSRKPSAKPSASASASASASPSASATAAGPTATAGPAKKGAGAVAPDGVPLRATITSYNWDAPCGQYTLLDDDPNDVPPPPSPQSSRGWAKSLGGVDGGSQLLELTLQGSSSEAVVVSGLHVRVVTRKAPLAWNAFSMADGCGSAITPQSFDIDLDDDQPRTEPVAGQQGDAVVPAQDFPFRTSSTDVQVLNLDAHVEGHDVSWYLELDWTSGDRSGTLRVDDHGEPFRTSSIKARPEYIYWQDRAQWMDKDYSDPSMADEGE